One segment of Micromonospora parathelypteridis DNA contains the following:
- a CDS encoding RICIN domain-containing protein — MSTPEERPDPAGTIYGGRQAPRPGPLADPLLRVALAVGVVGALLGVVFATGLLGGHDEQPVPATVGASSSSVQPTAPAAEPSAPAEPSPSPSATTPAGPPTGPRVLRLASGLCLGLDGDGEEAEAQLAACNGGPEQQWVVNPTAADAVTLTNAAHGQCLDVEGGSGDDGAQVMQFPCHGEANQQWRLAATGTGPVLLVAVHSGKCAQADDDGAEAGDDIRQRPCDGRPAQQWTVG; from the coding sequence ATGTCCACGCCCGAGGAACGCCCCGACCCCGCCGGCACCATCTACGGCGGGCGACAGGCACCCCGCCCTGGCCCGCTGGCCGACCCGTTGCTGCGGGTGGCGCTGGCGGTGGGGGTCGTCGGCGCGCTCCTCGGGGTGGTCTTCGCCACCGGGCTGCTCGGCGGGCACGACGAGCAGCCCGTCCCGGCCACGGTCGGCGCGTCCTCCAGCAGCGTGCAGCCGACCGCCCCGGCGGCCGAGCCGAGCGCACCGGCCGAGCCGTCACCCAGCCCGTCCGCGACCACCCCGGCCGGGCCGCCCACCGGGCCTCGGGTGCTCCGGCTTGCCTCCGGGCTCTGCCTCGGGCTCGACGGTGACGGCGAAGAGGCCGAGGCCCAGTTGGCCGCGTGCAATGGCGGCCCGGAGCAGCAGTGGGTGGTCAACCCGACCGCCGCGGACGCGGTGACGTTGACCAACGCCGCACACGGGCAGTGCCTCGACGTCGAGGGTGGCAGCGGCGACGACGGCGCACAGGTCATGCAGTTCCCCTGTCACGGTGAGGCCAACCAGCAGTGGCGGCTCGCCGCGACCGGCACCGGCCCGGTGCTGCTGGTGGCGGTGCACAGCGGCAAGTGCGCGCAGGCCGACGACGACGGCGCAGAGGCCGGCGACGACATCCGGCAGCGGCCCTGCGACGGACGGCCGGCCCAGCAGTGGACCGTTGGCTGA
- a CDS encoding class I SAM-dependent methyltransferase translates to MSLTDRDQGAASVPATPPAGGRHTGPTVADVVRAVTTGPLPVRITGYDGSAVGPSDAGITLAIRSERGLSYLLTAPGDLGMARAYVSGDLALQGVHPGDPYEALRVLKDELRLRPPSLAEGLALVRGLGWERLMPPPAPPQEAQPRWKRVMNGLRHSRVRDSTAISHHYDVSNAFYEKVLGPSMTYTCAVFRSPDDTLEQAQAAKYDLVAGKLALKKGMRLLDVGCGWGGMVRHAAREYGVKALGVTLSKAQAEWAQAAIEREGLTGLAEVRHMDYRDAPVEQFDAISSIGLTEHIGVRNYPTYFGALRHRLRAGGRLLNHCITRADNRAPHRSGAFIDRYVFPDGELAGPGRLISEIHDAGLEVHHEENLRQHYALTLAAWGRNLVEHWDYCVSEVGAGTARVWGLYMAGSRMAFERNGIQLHQVLATHNGPDGVNGYPLRPDWLP, encoded by the coding sequence ATGAGCCTGACCGACAGAGATCAGGGGGCGGCGAGCGTCCCCGCCACCCCTCCGGCGGGGGGCCGGCACACGGGTCCGACCGTGGCGGATGTCGTCCGCGCGGTCACCACGGGGCCGTTGCCGGTGCGGATCACCGGGTACGACGGCAGTGCCGTTGGCCCGTCCGACGCCGGCATCACCCTCGCGATCCGTTCCGAGCGGGGGCTGTCGTACCTGCTCACCGCCCCTGGCGACCTGGGCATGGCCCGGGCCTACGTCAGTGGCGACCTGGCGTTGCAGGGGGTGCATCCGGGCGACCCGTACGAGGCGTTGCGGGTGCTCAAGGACGAGCTTCGGTTGCGCCCACCGTCGTTGGCCGAAGGGCTGGCGCTGGTCCGGGGGCTGGGCTGGGAGAGGCTGATGCCGCCGCCGGCACCTCCGCAGGAGGCGCAGCCGCGGTGGAAGCGGGTGATGAACGGGCTGCGGCACTCACGGGTCCGCGACAGCACGGCGATCTCGCACCACTACGACGTCTCGAACGCCTTCTACGAGAAGGTGCTCGGCCCCTCGATGACGTACACCTGCGCGGTCTTCCGGTCTCCGGACGACACGTTGGAGCAGGCCCAGGCCGCGAAGTACGACCTGGTCGCCGGCAAGCTGGCGCTCAAGAAGGGGATGCGGCTGCTGGATGTGGGCTGCGGCTGGGGTGGCATGGTCCGGCACGCGGCCCGCGAGTACGGCGTGAAGGCGCTCGGGGTGACCCTGTCGAAGGCGCAGGCCGAGTGGGCGCAGGCGGCGATCGAGCGGGAGGGGCTGACCGGGCTGGCCGAGGTGCGGCACATGGACTACCGGGACGCCCCGGTGGAGCAGTTCGACGCCATCTCCTCGATCGGCCTGACCGAGCACATCGGGGTGCGCAACTACCCGACCTACTTCGGGGCGCTGCGGCACCGGCTGCGCGCCGGTGGTCGGCTGCTCAACCACTGCATCACCCGCGCCGACAATCGGGCGCCGCACCGCTCCGGCGCGTTCATCGACCGGTACGTCTTCCCGGACGGGGAGTTGGCCGGCCCGGGTCGGCTGATCAGCGAGATCCACGACGCCGGGCTGGAGGTGCACCACGAGGAGAACCTGCGCCAGCACTACGCGCTGACGCTGGCCGCCTGGGGTCGCAACCTCGTGGAGCACTGGGACTACTGCGTGTCGGAGGTGGGCGCGGGCACCGCCCGGGTGTGGGGGCTGTACATGGCCGGGTCGCGGATGGCGTTCGAGCGCAACGGCATCCAGCTGCACCAGGTGTTGGCCACCCACAACGGCCCGGACGGCGTGAACGGCTACCCGCTGCGGCCCGACTGGCTGCCCTGA
- a CDS encoding aminoacyl-tRNA deacylase: MPSPAITALDAAQLPYRLVSHGAAGSLAEAAAARGVAIPDVVKTIVVRRGAEDHLFVLTPGDRVVSWPKLRALLGVHRLSMPDAAGALAATGYERGTITPFGASTAWPVIADERLRGREITLGAGERGLAIAVDADAAIAALGATVADVTDPQPTR; this comes from the coding sequence ATGCCATCGCCCGCGATCACCGCCCTGGACGCCGCCCAGTTGCCATATCGGCTGGTCAGCCATGGTGCGGCCGGCAGCCTCGCGGAGGCCGCCGCAGCCCGGGGCGTGGCCATCCCCGACGTGGTCAAGACGATCGTGGTCCGCCGGGGTGCGGAAGATCACCTGTTCGTGCTCACCCCCGGGGACCGGGTGGTCTCCTGGCCCAAGCTGCGCGCCCTGCTCGGGGTGCACCGACTCTCCATGCCGGACGCGGCGGGCGCCCTGGCCGCCACCGGCTACGAACGCGGCACCATCACCCCGTTCGGCGCGAGCACGGCGTGGCCGGTGATCGCCGACGAGCGACTGCGCGGCCGGGAGATCACCCTGGGTGCCGGTGAACGCGGCCTCGCCATCGCGGTCGACGCCGACGCCGCGATCGCCGCCCTCGGCGCCACCGTGGCCGACGTCACCGACCCGCAGCCCACCCGCTGA
- a CDS encoding FAD-binding oxidoreductase, with protein sequence MRAERVDHPISHDQAVDTLRRSYAAVPTGEPVRLAKRTSNLFRPRSAPRTPGLDVSALNGVLSVDPAGRTADVQGMCTYEDLVDATLPHGLMPLVVPQLRTITLGGAVTGLGIESTSFRNGLPHESVREMDILTGSGEIVTARPEGDHADLFTAFPNSLGSLGYATRLRIELQPVGRYVALRNVRFTRLEALTDAIAEVSATRSWAGEPVDAMDGVMFSPGEAYLVFATFTDAADPPSDYTGQGIYYRSLRERTRDVLTAYDYLWRWDTDWFWCSAAFGAQHPVVRRLWPARYRRSDFYHRLVRLEHRHQVAARIDRLRGQPARERVVQDVEIPLDQTADFLRWFASEVGMNPVWLCPLRLREPAGAGSARSWPLYPLRPGQDYVNIGFWGSVPIAPGAADGDVNRTIERRVSESGGHKSLYSDAYYDRDAFDRLYGGDTWRAVKDRYDPDHRLTGLYEKAVARA encoded by the coding sequence ATGCGCGCTGAGCGTGTGGATCACCCGATTAGCCATGATCAAGCGGTGGACACGCTGCGACGGTCGTACGCCGCGGTGCCCACGGGCGAGCCTGTCCGGCTGGCCAAACGAACCTCCAACCTGTTCCGCCCCCGGTCCGCTCCCCGGACTCCGGGGCTCGACGTGAGTGCCCTGAACGGCGTGCTCTCGGTCGACCCGGCCGGGCGCACCGCCGACGTGCAGGGCATGTGCACCTACGAGGACCTGGTCGACGCGACGTTGCCGCACGGGCTGATGCCGCTGGTGGTGCCGCAGTTGCGCACCATCACCCTGGGCGGTGCGGTCACCGGCCTCGGGATCGAGTCGACCTCGTTCCGCAACGGCCTGCCGCACGAGTCGGTGCGGGAGATGGACATCCTCACCGGCTCGGGCGAGATCGTCACCGCCCGCCCCGAGGGCGACCACGCCGACCTGTTCACCGCGTTCCCCAACTCGCTGGGCAGCCTCGGTTACGCCACCCGGCTACGCATCGAGCTGCAACCGGTCGGCCGGTACGTGGCACTGCGCAACGTCCGGTTCACCCGACTGGAGGCGCTCACCGACGCGATCGCCGAGGTCAGCGCCACCCGGTCCTGGGCCGGCGAGCCGGTCGACGCGATGGACGGGGTGATGTTCAGCCCCGGCGAGGCGTACCTGGTGTTCGCCACGTTCACCGACGCGGCCGACCCGCCCAGCGACTACACCGGTCAGGGGATCTACTACCGGTCGCTGCGCGAGCGCACCCGGGACGTGCTCACCGCGTACGACTATCTCTGGCGCTGGGACACCGACTGGTTCTGGTGCTCGGCGGCGTTCGGCGCGCAGCACCCGGTCGTGCGCAGGCTCTGGCCGGCGCGTTACCGGCGCAGCGACTTCTACCACCGGCTGGTCCGCCTTGAGCACCGCCACCAGGTGGCGGCCCGGATCGACCGGCTGCGGGGGCAGCCGGCCCGGGAGCGGGTCGTGCAGGACGTGGAGATCCCGCTGGACCAGACGGCCGACTTCCTGCGCTGGTTCGCCAGCGAGGTGGGGATGAACCCGGTGTGGTTGTGTCCGTTGCGCCTGCGTGAGCCGGCGGGTGCCGGTTCGGCGCGGTCTTGGCCGCTGTATCCCCTCCGGCCGGGGCAGGACTACGTCAACATTGGGTTCTGGGGGAGCGTGCCGATCGCGCCGGGCGCCGCCGACGGCGACGTCAACCGCACGATCGAACGCAGGGTGTCGGAGTCGGGCGGGCACAAGTCGCTCTACTCCGACGCGTACTACGACCGGGACGCCTTCGATCGCCTGTATGGCGGCGACACGTGGCGCGCGGTGAAAGACCGCTACGACCCGGACCACCGGCTGACGGGACTGTACGAAAAGGCGGTAGCACGAGCATGA
- a CDS encoding winged helix-turn-helix domain-containing protein — protein MRDVLYLEQIEQAEVLLKPQRVEVLRQLAEPRTCTEVAARLDQTPQRVYYHVKQLVAAGLVELVNERKVRGITEGIYQAAARSYWLSPRLVGRIGLRRARDELSLGYLLDLMEEVQADVAALDRTAPELPSVGVSGEIRVPAELRPQFLHDLQTALQDLFTRYGGSEGDAFKLAVACYPKGKDHE, from the coding sequence ATGAGAGACGTCCTGTACCTGGAGCAGATCGAGCAGGCCGAAGTCCTGCTCAAGCCGCAGCGCGTCGAGGTGCTGCGACAACTGGCCGAGCCGCGCACCTGCACCGAGGTCGCGGCCCGACTCGACCAGACGCCACAGCGCGTCTACTACCACGTCAAACAGCTCGTCGCGGCCGGCCTCGTCGAGCTGGTCAACGAGCGCAAGGTCCGCGGCATCACCGAGGGCATCTACCAGGCGGCCGCCCGGTCGTACTGGCTGTCCCCCCGGCTCGTCGGCCGGATCGGGCTGCGCCGGGCCCGTGACGAGCTGAGCCTGGGCTACCTGCTCGACCTGATGGAGGAGGTCCAGGCCGACGTCGCCGCCCTGGACCGGACGGCGCCCGAGCTGCCCTCGGTCGGGGTCTCCGGCGAGATCCGGGTGCCGGCAGAGCTTCGCCCGCAGTTCCTGCACGACCTGCAAACCGCACTTCAGGACCTGTTCACCCGCTACGGCGGCAGCGAAGGAGATGCCTTCAAGCTTGCCGTCGCCTGCTATCCGAAAGGGAAAGACCATGAGTGA